A stretch of the Williamwhitmania sp. genome encodes the following:
- a CDS encoding DUF1987 domain-containing protein: MEVLLEKTTDTPLIHFAPGMLVIEGRSITEDILGFWNPLLAWTAQYIKQPEKHTLVEIGLEYINSSSSKFINEILQMLASMKDKGMVLEVNWSYEEDDESILQLGRDLEALCGTKFNFKEIDTVRERARKLTIRRKKTGEEYTITGRYWESVVRNGHSEEYEVIEQKEDN, translated from the coding sequence ATGGAAGTTCTTCTCGAAAAAACAACCGATACACCCCTAATTCATTTTGCTCCAGGAATGCTCGTTATAGAAGGACGGTCAATTACGGAGGATATTTTAGGATTTTGGAATCCGCTTTTGGCGTGGACTGCTCAGTATATTAAACAGCCCGAAAAGCATACCTTAGTCGAAATTGGGCTGGAGTACATCAATAGCAGCTCCAGCAAATTCATCAACGAGATTCTTCAAATGCTCGCATCGATGAAGGATAAAGGTATGGTATTGGAGGTCAACTGGAGTTATGAGGAGGACGACGAGTCTATTTTGCAGTTGGGCAGAGACCTGGAAGCCCTTTGCGGAACTAAGTTTAACTTTAAAGAAATCGATACCGTTCGGGAGCGAGCTCGAAAGTTAACCATACGGCGAAAGAAAACAGGCGAGGAGTACACCATTACTGGCCGTTACTGGGAGTCGGTGGTGCGAAATGGGCACAGCGAGGAGTATGAGGTTATTGAACAAAAGGAAGACAACTAG